TATTAACATCAATTCCCGCTTGAGTTGCGACATCGCCACTGGTGACACGACGCCCTAGTTTTTCCACGGCATTGATGATGCTAGGATTAAGAGTCATTGATTTCTCCTACTTAACACTCATCCAATTTGATCAGGGGTGATTTCCTCTGATTAATTCTATTATTACTGGTTTTGTGAAAATTGGGTTGCCGTTACTATAGTAAACTTAAGAATGAAGTCAACAATAGGAAGGTTTTGATAAGATGTTAACCTTAGAAACACTCTTTGATGAAGAATTCTATCTCGCTAAATATCCTGATGTTGCTCAAACTCTTGAAAGCGGAGAATTCGATACGGCTTTTGATCATTTTATTGAGATTGGTCAAGTATCGGGTTATAACCCTAACGCTTTATTTGATACCCCATATTATCAGGAGGTTAATCCCGATTTAGCCGCCCAAATTGAAGGCGGATTTCTCACACCTGTTGAACATTTTATTAATTATGGACAATTTGAACTGCGTTCTCCTAATCCTTTCTTTGACCCTGGATATTATTTAGAACAATATCCCGATGTTAAAGCAGGTTTTCTGAGAGCAGAAATTAACCCCTTTGAACATTTTTTTCTGTACGGACAATATGAAGGACGTAATCCCAGTATTGCTTTTGATACTAATTTTTATCAAACTCGATATCCTGAAATTCTAACAGAATTGGAATCAGGGCTATATAATACATTATTTGAACATTTTTGGCAACGAGGCTTAGAAGCAGGAAGATTAGGAATACCTCCGGCTTTAAAAGATGACCTGACTCAAGCTGTTGATGTTGATATTCTGTTAGGAAACCGAACAATTGTTGGCTTGATTACAGATGCTGATCCGGTTGATATTTATCAATTAATTATTCCCAATAATAATAGTGAATTTAGT
The sequence above is drawn from the Planktothrix serta PCC 8927 genome and encodes:
- a CDS encoding calcium-binding protein codes for the protein MLTLETLFDEEFYLAKYPDVAQTLESGEFDTAFDHFIEIGQVSGYNPNALFDTPYYQEVNPDLAAQIEGGFLTPVEHFINYGQFELRSPNPFFDPGYYLEQYPDVKAGFLRAEINPFEHFFLYGQYEGRNPSIAFDTNFYQTRYPEILTELESGLYNTLFEHFWQRGLEAGRLGIPPALKDDLTQAVDVDILLGNRTIVGLITDADPVDIYQLIIPNNNSEFSAIMNQMKANLDLDLIQDFNNNQAVQSNEIIATSANLGLTPESILIDSLPSGIYFVRVSQVEGSTNYLLNLSATPI